From a region of the Streptacidiphilus albus JL83 genome:
- a CDS encoding TetR family transcriptional regulator — MAEAALSSEQILATAEDVLRRFGPAKATVVDVARALGVSHGTVYRHFPSKAALREAVTGRWLDRAHAALPAVATGPQLPDRRLRLWLETLFEAKQHKALDDPELFATYTVLVGESSALIAEHLAELEAQLAAIVAEGQDVGLFAAEGDPLVLAHAVFQATAHFHDPVYAPYWAEPDAAKDLGALIDLLLRGLARG, encoded by the coding sequence ATGGCGGAAGCAGCGCTCAGCAGCGAGCAGATCCTGGCGACGGCCGAGGACGTGCTGCGCCGCTTCGGCCCGGCCAAGGCGACCGTGGTGGACGTCGCCAGGGCCCTCGGGGTGAGTCACGGCACGGTGTACCGGCACTTCCCCAGCAAGGCCGCGCTGCGCGAGGCGGTCACCGGGCGCTGGCTGGACCGTGCCCACGCGGCGCTGCCGGCCGTCGCCACCGGCCCGCAGCTGCCCGACCGGCGGCTGCGGCTCTGGCTGGAGACGCTGTTCGAGGCGAAGCAGCACAAGGCCCTGGACGACCCGGAGCTGTTCGCCACCTACACGGTGCTCGTCGGTGAGAGCAGCGCGCTCATCGCCGAGCACCTGGCGGAGCTGGAGGCCCAGCTCGCCGCGATCGTCGCGGAGGGCCAGGACGTCGGCCTCTTCGCCGCCGAGGGCGACCCGCTGGTGCTGGCCCACGCCGTCTTCCAGGCCACTGCCCACTTCCACGACCCGGTCTACGCGCCGTACTGGGCCGAGCCGGACGCGGCGAAGGATCTCGGCGCGCTGATCGACCTGCTACTGCGCGGACTGGCCCGGGGCTGA